Genomic window (Melioribacteraceae bacterium):
TATGTCTGTAAATAAATAGCATGCAATCACAACAAGTTCAGCAATAAGTGCAGAATAAAATGTTGCTTGTCCGCCAATCTTTTTAAGATAAAACGCAATCAAAAATATTCCCAGTATTGTTCCATAGAATATTGAACCTAAAATATTCACAGCCTCGATCAATGATCCAAGTCTATTTGCAAAAAGCGCGAATGAGATTGCGTAAATTCCCCAAAAAATAGTTGCAAATTTTGAAACAATTAAATAATGTTTATCTGATGCTGAAGGTTTAATCATTCTTTTATAAATATCTACAACCGTAGTTGATGCAAGTGCGTTCAGTTCTGCGGATGTTGATGACATTGAAGCAGAAAAAATTGCGGCTAAAATTAAGCCGACTAATCCAACCGGTAAAATATTTACGACAAAACTTAAGAATATGTAGTTCGTATCGTTGGTATCCGCTTTTGGATTAGCTTTTTTAATTAAAGTACCAACTTCATTTCTTATTCCCAGTTCTTCTTTTTTGCTGCTGTGTACGGATTGAACCGCGGAGTTATATTTTACTTTATCCCCGACTTTATCCGCGGTGAGCATCTCTCGAATCTTTATCTGTTTTTCATCATGGACCTGCTCAAATTCTTTTTGGAGTAGTTCATATTCACCAGCATATATACTTTTCTTAACATTACTTACTTCAACAGAATTAAAGAAGAGGGGAGGAGTTGAAAATTGATAAAACACGAATACCATAGCACCAAGAAATAAGATTCCAAATTGCATCGGTATTTTAACCACACCATTCGCTAATAATCCTATCCGGCTTTGTGCAATTGATTTACCGCCAAGATATCTTTGTACTTGTGATTGATCTGTTCCAAAATATGATAATGCTAAAAATGTTCCCCCTATTAATCCGGTCCAAAAATTATATCTATCAGCCCAATCAAACTCAAAGGTAATTACATTCAGCTTTCCCATTTTACCCGCAATTTTTGTCGCGTCTAAAAATGAAATATCTGCTGGAAGAGAATAAATTATTAATATAAACGCGGTAACCATGCCAATAGTAATTATTAACATTTGCAATAGATGAGTTTTGTTGACTGCCTCGGTACCTCCGGATGCTGTATAAAGAACAACTAACAACCCAATTATTAGTACGGTAATTTGAACATCCCACCCAAGTAAAATGCTAACAATTAAAGCTGGGGCAAGAATTGTAAATCCGGCCGCGAGTCCACGCTGAATCAGAAATAAAACACTTCCCAATACTCTATTTTTTAAATCAAATCTTTGTTCAAGAAATTCATATGCGGTAAAAACTTTTAATTTGTGAAATAGAGGGACTGCAGTTACTGATAAGATGATCATAGCAATTGGAAGACCAAGATAAAACTGGAGAAAGCGCATCCCGTCAACGTACGCTTGCCCGGGAGTGGATAGAAATGTGATCGCGCTTGCTTGGGTTGCCATAATTGAAAGTGTTACCACATACCAGGGCGTTGATTTATTCGCTAGGAGATAATCATTAATATTTTTTTGCCCTCTGGTTTTCCACATTCCATAAATAACCACGAATGCCAAAAATCCACAGAGAACAACCCAATCAAGCAATGCCATTTATTAATCCGCTTAAAATTTACACCGCATTAATTTATTCGAAAAATATTGTGAAGAGGTAAAACAGTATTATTAGTAATACCAGATTTAGAAAAACAATAAAATATATTCTGCTCCATGAGGACAAAAAGGGAGGTTTCTCTTCAATATTTTCTTCTGTTATTATTTGTCTATCTTCCATTTAGCATCCCAGCTGAAATCATATTTACAAAAATTCTGTAAGCGCCTGGAACACCTGCCGGCAACTGACGAAACCATGATAGTCCAGTGTAGATAAAAACACCTTTTCCATATTTTATATACAATGTGCTTCCCAATAATTCTTTTTCGTTTGGATCGTTGCCGCCAAGAATTGTTTCATATTTTTCATCCCATTGTTCAGCAAAATATAAACCTCTCTCCTGAACCCAGTTCTCGAAATCTACTTCTAAAATTTTATTGGGATAGTTAAATATTTGATGTTCCTTATTGATAAACCGCAATGGTGCTTCTTCAACTGTTATGCGGCTATTACCAATTTTGAATGGGTGAGGGCCTAAATTATCTGCTTGCAAACCGAATGAGACATTATACTGAACTATATAAGTGCCCCCATTTTGCACATACTCCATTAAACGGGGCTGAATGTATCGTAGTCTCTCACGAGTATTGTAGGCTCTAATTCCAGATATAATTGCATCGAATGTTGATAGATCAGCCTGTTCCAGTTGATCATCATCCAATAATATAATATCATAACCTAAACCGCGAAGGCAATCAGGAACATCGTCTCCCGATCCCATAATATAGCCAATACTTCCATTAGTTTTTTTGATATCTAGTTTCACAAGATCAATTGTACTTTCGGGAAAATATACTTGCGTGGTAATGTGTGGATGAATGATTTCTGTCAATGATTTGCTATAAACCTTCCCATTAATATCTATCTCAACAAAAAGTTTTGAGGTAGATTTATTTTTTGGCGGTAATATTCGGAACGAAATAGTTTTCTCATCATATTTATTTTTTAATGAGAAGGGAATTGTTGAGGGAGTTATTACCCAATTATCACTAGTGTGCAGATGTATTTCACCCGCCGCGTTTGGAGTTATGTTTTTTATCTTAACCTTAATCTCTTTAACACCATCATCAGGAAATACCGCTACCTTTTCAGTTAGATTCGCCACTACAGGTGGGCGGACTTCAAATGGGCGGAAAAGTTCTCCGTCAACTCTGTCGTTCCATCTAAATAGAAGGGGAATTGTATATTCTAATATTTCACCATAACTGCTGATAAAAATTTTAACTGGTAGAGTAAAATTATTCTCCGCACTACCAATCAGTATTTGATCTGTAACTTTAAATAATCCTTTTGATGCATCTTCAACAAGCCAATAAGGTTGAGAGATGGGATAGGATTCTGGAATTCGAATTTTACTTTCAAGTATGAATGGTTGATTATCTTCAAGTTTGCTGCTAATGACTGAGCTAGATGGAATTGTTGGAAATTCAATTTTTTCTATTTGGAAATTGTTTGAGGATCTGTTCACAAGTGTAGTTTTAATATTTAATTCATCACCGGGTGCGGCTGAATAATCTGATGCAATAGATTCCATCCACAATCCAGCGCACGATTGAATTATCTGTAGAATCTCATTCTTTTTTATTTCTATCCAATAATTACTTTCAAGTTTGTTGAATATGGAGTAGAGTTCTATTAGTTTATTTAAAGATTTTGATGGATCTTGAAAATCATAAGTATCAATTATAGAATTAATTCTTTCTTCAATCGATTTACCGTTTTGAATTCTTTGCCAGGAAGTATTAACCCCGCTCATTATATCATCTTTTGCTTCTTCGCCGGCAACCAACTGAAAATACTCTAGTCGCGGTGCTCGGGTTGCAGTTACACCGAATCCTTGGCTCTTATGCATCGATCTACTTTGAGCGGCAATTTCTGTGTAAGATTTACCAAGAAGAAAATTATATTCACCGGTATCTAATTTTAATAATTTACCAACTTCTTCAGCACTTGGGCGCCAGCTATTCCAGAATATTCTTTTTGTCTGCCACGGTTCAACATATTTTAATTGTTCGGTAAACATATTGGGATCAGCCGCGGCCGTAAAAGCATCTTTAGCCAATAAAGCAGAAGCAGTATGATGTCCATGTCCTCCACTGCTTCCAACCGGAAATCGAGTAATAATTATGTCGGGCTTAAAAAATCGAATTACCCAAACAATATCGGCTAGAATATTTTCTTTACCCCAAATGTCGAGTGATTCTTCCGGTGATTTAGAAAATCCAAAATCAATAGCGCGGGTGAAATGTTGTTCAGCTCCATCAATACTTCTTGCCTGCAATAATTCCTGGGTGCGGATTATACCAATCTCGCTTCCTTTTTCTGAGCCAATTAAGTTTTGTCCACCATCTCCCCTTGTTAATGATAGATAAGCCGTTCTATATTTTTTACCTTTTGAAAGATATGCAAGCAGACCAGTATTCTCGTCGTCTGGATGAGCCGCTATGTAAAGAACACTTCCAAGCACATTTAATTTTTCTAAAGCCAGTTTTATCTCGGAAGAATTTAGTGTACGGGGTAGATTGGAGCTCAACACCGAACATGTAGAAGAATACAGTACGAATAAAAGAAAGAACAATCTTATTGTAAATTTACACATTATTTCCCCGATGCCGGATTAGTTGAATTAGGTTATTAGAAAATCTTATCATCATCATCATAAAAATAATGTATCAATCACTTCAGATACCTAAAAGTTTACGAATATTCTTGAAGCGATTGATACATCAAAAATCTTTTTATTTCTTATTATGGAATAGAATTATTCTCATATAAACTTATTCTACTACCGAAATATTGAATGGAACTTTTAACTCTTCCCAATGAAGAAAAGCGGTTGCAGAGGTTGCCGAAAGATTATCAAACCCATACAATAACCACTCTTGAAAATGTGCTTTTGACGTTTTAACAGTAACTCTTAATGCATCTTCATCCGGATTTACTAAATAGCTTCCCCAAAGAGTATTGTTCTTATTTATTATTACAACCCAATCGTTTTCTGACGGAATGAAATGAAGTGAATATTTACCTGCAGGTACTTTATTTCCTTCTACAAGTACATCTTTACTAAAGCTGATAGTAGTGTTTTCGTTTGCACCACCTCTCCATGGAAACGGCTTTTCATTGGAGTATTTATTGCCCGGAGAATATCCAAATGGAACAATATCACCCCAAATTTTTCTTCCTTTAACTCCGGGACGGCTATAATTAATAGATATTTCCGTATCAATTCCAATAGTTTGAGAGACTGATGCGTTTAAACTTGCGCGAGGCTTTTTGGGTTGCTGTGCTTGTGCTTCGGAAATGAAAATGAAAGCCACAACAAAAAGCATTGCTGTTCTAAATATATTTTTCATGATTACTCCTTTTGTGTTATTTATTCTTTGTGCTGAAAATTTTTTTGTGTAGGGAATGTACAAGAGCAAATTATTTAATTACGTACAAAGGACTGAATGTATTATTATCAACGGGTTTCAAAATAAATATATTATTCCGCAACTACAATATTGATTGCCAATATTCGTTTTCGAAGAAGTGAAGAAATGGAGCCGGGTATCCACGAAAGCAGAGTTAATCTCTTCAAAACTGTGTAGAGAACTATATATAGTAATGTCCCGCTGATTCAGGCTGATAAATGATTTCCTCAATCCTCATCTTTTGTTTACCGGATGAAGTATTCACATCAAAAATGCTGCCTATTTTGCATCCAATTACCGCTGTTCCGAATGATGATAGTATGGAAATAATATTTTTTTCTTCTATTGCATCGAATGGAAATGCTAGTGTGTAAGTTTGAACCTCATTTGTATCAATGTTTCTAATTTTAAATCTTGATCGCATTGTTATCACATCTGAGGGAATGGCAGTCTGCTCAATAACAATAGCATTTTTCAATTCATTACCCAAATTAGAGAGATGACATTTATACTCTTCATCGAACTTGTCGGAATTTGAAACTAGCCATTCAAATCTTTTCATATCAAAATCAGTTATAAATAATTGCTTCACAATTGTAATTCCTTATTAATTAAAATATACGAGCACATCTGACTAAAGCGGTACCATTAACTAAGTATTATTTTCGGATTTCGATAGTAAACTAAGGAATCCACCAATTAAAAGTGTAGCACAAACGCCAATGAAAGTAAACCAAGTCCACGCGACAAACTTTAGAGAAATCACTGTAATCATGATAAAAATGCCGGCCACAAATCCTGCAAGCGCATCCTCTTGTCGAGCCCGTTTTACTAATATTCCAAGTAAAAATGTTCCCAGCAATCCTCCATATGTAAATGAAGCGATGCTCAGGGCTAATTCAACAACTGTCTGCGAAGTATTCAAGAAGAAAAGCGCTGTAAATATCAATAGCAATGTCCACATCACACTAAATATTCTGCTAATCTTCAATTTCGACACTTCATCTAACTCTTTCCTAAATAATGGCAAAAATAGATCCATCATAGTTGAAGATGAGAGTGAACTAATTGAACCTGCTACGGTAGATAATGAAGCCGCAAATAATCCCGCGATAATTATTCCAAATATTCCACTGGGCATTACCTCAATTATGAACATTGGGAAAATTGTATCTGATTTAACTTCAAGCACACCATAATAAGTATAAAGCATTATTCCAACCAGCATAAATAGCGCAAACTGAATAATTACAATTATGCCACTTCCAATTATCGCTTTCTGTCCTGATTTCAAATCTTTAACCGTTAATAATCGTTGAACAATTAACTGGTCAGTACCATGTGATGCCATCGATAGGAATGCACCGCCCAGTAATCCACCAATTAATGTGTATGGTTGATTGAAAAATCCTGAGATACCATTCTCAAAACCAAAATTAATTATTGAAAATTTGCCACTCAAATTAGCTGTATCAACTACTGAGTTCCAGCCACCGGGAATTAAATTCAAGAGGAATATTGCCGCTATAATTGCGCCACCTAAATATGTTACCATTTGAACAACATCAACCCAAATTATTCCTTTAACTCCTCCTGTGTATGTATAAATAAGCGCTACAACTGCAACAAGGATTATTGCTTGTGGATAGCTTATGTCAATCATTAATTTTAACGGGATGGCTGTAGCGAATAACCGAACACCATCAGCGGCAATTCGTGTAAATAAAAATACTACCGATGCAAATGACCTGGTTTTTCCGCCGAATCTTATCTCCAAATAATTATATGCTGTTTTTAATTCACCTTTAGCATATGCGGGTAAAAAAACAAAAGCTACAATAATTCTTCCAATGAGATAACCAATTGTAACTTGTAAAAAATTTAAGTTTGAGATGTAGGCTAATCCAGGAATAGAAATAAAAGTGAGTGTACTTGTTTCTGCGGCAACAATAGAAAAACATACAGCCCACCAGGGAACATTTTTTGAACCTAAAAAATAATCTTTAACATTTTTTTGCTTCCCTCCCGAAATAATCCCAAAGATCGCGATACCAATTAGATATAAGCCAATAATTGAATAATCTAGCACGGAGCCTTTCATTCACCATTCCATCAGTTTGTAAATTCATCTGTTAAAAAATATCCAGAATTGTTGATTAAACAAAAGAGTAAATAATCATTGCTATAAAAAGTCCTAATTGTTCTGAGTAAAGTTTTTAAACGATTGATAAATAGGGTATAAATGTTGTTGCATTTTCTCTTATTTTACAAGTAGTCATTGTGTGATTCATTTTATAATTGTCAAGGAAAAGAAATCCATTATGAAACTCTCAATTGTAATTCCAATTTATAATGAGGAAAGAAAAATTGCGCAGGATATTCTGGCGGCAGATAATTTTTTAAGAGAAAATGAATTAGATGGTGAAATCATAATTGTTGATGATGGATCTGATGATGATTCGGTTAAAGTCATTGGTAATTCAAAAAAAAAAGTAGTTAGCCCTATCACTTTATTGATTAATGATATCAATATTGGGAAGGGGAGTGCTGTAAAAAAAGGTGTGATGGCTTCCAAAGGGGAGTTTGTTCTTTATACCGATTCGGGACTTACAATTCCATTTAATAATTTATTCTCCGGGTTGAAGATGATTGAGACGGGTGAGTGCGATATTGC
Coding sequences:
- a CDS encoding sodium:solute symporter, which encodes MALLDWVVLCGFLAFVVIYGMWKTRGQKNINDYLLANKSTPWYVVTLSIMATQASAITFLSTPGQAYVDGMRFLQFYLGLPIAMIILSVTAVPLFHKLKVFTAYEFLEQRFDLKNRVLGSVLFLIQRGLAAGFTILAPALIVSILLGWDVQITVLIIGLLVVLYTASGGTEAVNKTHLLQMLIITIGMVTAFILIIYSLPADISFLDATKIAGKMGKLNVITFEFDWADRYNFWTGLIGGTFLALSYFGTDQSQVQRYLGGKSIAQSRIGLLANGVVKIPMQFGILFLGAMVFVFYQFSTPPLFFNSVEVSNVKKSIYAGEYELLQKEFEQVHDEKQIKIREMLTADKVGDKVKYNSAVQSVHSSKKEELGIRNEVGTLIKKANPKADTNDTNYIFLSFVVNILPVGLVGLILAAIFSASMSSTSAELNALASTTVVDIYKRMIKPSASDKHYLIVSKFATIFWGIYAISFALFANRLGSLIEAVNILGSIFYGTILGIFLIAFYLKKIGGQATFYSALIAELVVIACYLFTDIPYLWYNVIGCLLLIALAYLINPFFTKTNHSYSQTNDK
- a CDS encoding PIG-L family deacetylase, which gives rise to MCKFTIRLFFLLFVLYSSTCSVLSSNLPRTLNSSEIKLALEKLNVLGSVLYIAAHPDDENTGLLAYLSKGKKYRTAYLSLTRGDGGQNLIGSEKGSEIGIIRTQELLQARSIDGAEQHFTRAIDFGFSKSPEESLDIWGKENILADIVWVIRFFKPDIIITRFPVGSSGGHGHHTASALLAKDAFTAAADPNMFTEQLKYVEPWQTKRIFWNSWRPSAEEVGKLLKLDTGEYNFLLGKSYTEIAAQSRSMHKSQGFGVTATRAPRLEYFQLVAGEEAKDDIMSGVNTSWQRIQNGKSIEERINSIIDTYDFQDPSKSLNKLIELYSIFNKLESNYWIEIKKNEILQIIQSCAGLWMESIASDYSAAPGDELNIKTTLVNRSSNNFQIEKIEFPTIPSSSVISSKLEDNQPFILESKIRIPESYPISQPYWLVEDASKGLFKVTDQILIGSAENNFTLPVKIFISSYGEILEYTIPLLFRWNDRVDGELFRPFEVRPPVVANLTEKVAVFPDDGVKEIKVKIKNITPNAAGEIHLHTSDNWVITPSTIPFSLKNKYDEKTISFRILPPKNKSTSKLFVEIDINGKVYSKSLTEIIHPHITTQVYFPESTIDLVKLDIKKTNGSIGYIMGSGDDVPDCLRGLGYDIILLDDDQLEQADLSTFDAIISGIRAYNTRERLRYIQPRLMEYVQNGGTYIVQYNVSFGLQADNLGPHPFKIGNSRITVEEAPLRFINKEHQIFNYPNKILEVDFENWVQERGLYFAEQWDEKYETILGGNDPNEKELLGSTLYIKYGKGVFIYTGLSWFRQLPAGVPGAYRIFVNMISAGMLNGR
- a CDS encoding DUF2911 domain-containing protein, whose product is MKNIFRTAMLFVVAFIFISEAQAQQPKKPRASLNASVSQTIGIDTEISINYSRPGVKGRKIWGDIVPFGYSPGNKYSNEKPFPWRGGANENTTISFSKDVLVEGNKVPAGKYSLHFIPSENDWVVIINKNNTLWGSYLVNPDEDALRVTVKTSKAHFQEWLLYGFDNLSATSATAFLHWEELKVPFNISVVE
- a CDS encoding GreA/GreB family elongation factor; translated protein: MKRFEWLVSNSDKFDEEYKCHLSNLGNELKNAIVIEQTAIPSDVITMRSRFKIRNIDTNEVQTYTLAFPFDAIEEKNIISILSSFGTAVIGCKIGSIFDVNTSSGKQKMRIEEIIYQPESAGHYYI
- a CDS encoding sodium:solute symporter, coding for MKGSVLDYSIIGLYLIGIAIFGIISGGKQKNVKDYFLGSKNVPWWAVCFSIVAAETSTLTFISIPGLAYISNLNFLQVTIGYLIGRIIVAFVFLPAYAKGELKTAYNYLEIRFGGKTRSFASVVFLFTRIAADGVRLFATAIPLKLMIDISYPQAIILVAVVALIYTYTGGVKGIIWVDVVQMVTYLGGAIIAAIFLLNLIPGGWNSVVDTANLSGKFSIINFGFENGISGFFNQPYTLIGGLLGGAFLSMASHGTDQLIVQRLLTVKDLKSGQKAIIGSGIIVIIQFALFMLVGIMLYTYYGVLEVKSDTIFPMFIIEVMPSGIFGIIIAGLFAASLSTVAGSISSLSSSTMMDLFLPLFRKELDEVSKLKISRIFSVMWTLLLIFTALFFLNTSQTVVELALSIASFTYGGLLGTFLLGILVKRARQEDALAGFVAGIFIMITVISLKFVAWTWFTFIGVCATLLIGGFLSLLSKSENNT